cactacctcgctaaaaggaacctaatggatcgcacaccataaaaggtggagattgaagattaaacggaaatgagtaagaatgattaaatggtttaatcatttatttatggcaaggattaattaatatgttaattaatcaaacgaataagttcgttaaagacttcgggatagttttggaccttaaggcccaatgggcttcgaacgtcaagcccattaacttaagttgtatgacaatttaatgaatgaagattcattaaagcccaaaagcccaaaatcccctaaatggccggccatagtgtgatgaattagggttttggttatttaggtcacttaaagaagtgactatataaatgactttataactaaatattcattaagtgattaagggtttattttgggggaaaattggtgagaattgtctctccattttctctctaaagaagctaacaccttggagggtacatctagcaatcctactactccaaggtcactcatttcttctacaatcaaaccttggtgaagagacttagaggttccctattttgtgaacttggagaaacctattcttccatccaaatccatggatctaagaagcaaggaatgaaggcccctatctctttgggtgattagcctttgcttatgcaaagaggaatctacaaaggtattaatttcaactcactttgttttgagttgattattggttcaccaatctactaggctttgaatttcatgggtaatgttttgtttttgaatgcatacaagcatgattccgcctttaatttgttaattgcatgctatagatgttattcaaatgaacatgtttttcaaaataatcccttcataattagtgcaattcacggttaatttggggcgttgagatttacaatttattgaaagaacaactgaaaatcaatttaggttgcatatgtgtcatgtgtggagaagacccctctagctagtctgtcacctatcctttcaccttaatttcatgtttttgtcaattctgtaatttatttaagtttaatttatttctcgtcaaaaccaaaaaccccccattattaaattctattatttaattagttttcattgttgttagtcttttaattcaattttcatccatttcagttcctagtgtctaatttgattgttttcattattttgagtcattctaagtgtgtttcgagttattagagtttttagcctaattttgtgtccttgagtcttatttaatatttttaaattaatttagaatagattagcaatccctcctaatccccggcctagaacgataccctacttacatctatactacaattgtcaaaaagagggtttaatttgtgtgtcaagtaattctcgcatcacttttatgcaattacataaagttttgatacttttgtgtatttgcagtttgacccaaaagtttacatatttacgtaaaggcccaaaatcattaaaggacaaattgttttgttcctttaatgaagtttttaaatttgttgaaatttttgggttctagttgtaattacatgaagtaatggacttttgtgtttttacaaaatgagctcaaaagtttaagttttgcaacatagcccaaaaagttgaggttattgcattttggcccaaattaagttgtgaacaaaatggttttgtctctttaaatgagaattggatattcatttcatttagctcaatttaaatcaattatatggatacaaaaaccaaatgacaatgttgcattcaagtttaattagttaaagtgttaattaattaaagaaagggtgattatgaacctaagcctacgataattgagctatgtgaaaggccgtctcaaatttgtttgaaccatgggaatgtgtagattagattttggatgtaatttgatatgatcaaatattgtaaaagagcatatgctcttctttactttgaagtactcattttcttgttttatttgatatgcatgaaattggagtagttgggtccaacgcccaataggagaAACAcaccttaatatgattaaacgcgtaactaaaatcaatcaccatccctagaccgagattcatcACTAGGCTCGcgttggatctaatcaaaggttcatagtcatcctaaggccctaaggcagcTATATAGTCCaccaatgaatgcaaaccttatgttagtagtaccatatactcttactttaaaaaccgttttacaagcttagtgggagtattatatactactaaatcaatcacatggaccaatagttgtaataggaccaaattgttttaataagattaaaatgtatgtttatatatgataagaccaaaaaccctcaaccaaaccattattaagttgataagcgtgagagtgctttgaacactctttcatggccttccaccgtggtaggctccgatcgtttatgactcgtacaccgacttcaccctatcgtgggggagtacaaagtgcgtgcttacactcaggaggagtacTATATGCATACacgatgttgtgaaggtaggcaacgagaatgatcaacatcatatcattgtgaggttgttcttgaacccctacccgaacttgcatggggggaatgacttaactaagtgcaatggagccaacatcatatcattgtcaggcttcattctctagaggccaaataaaatgggtacttgcaagagatgcaaatgagtaagtgtactctctcattattattgatgctagccaacatcatatcattgtgaggtgggcttggtaatgatgagtctcccataccctactaagagtttcctccaaaactctcgaatttcgatgagggatatggaatttgccaaatatagtgggtggtgctatttgatttaaagacccgaatcaaatggcttaaaatcaatcaatttatattcgttatgtatttgtttaccaatatatttgcaaacgctatccaaaacttgacaaagaaaagccgaatgctttagtttccggaattggtaccacaatcccaaagattgtcttaaatggattgtatatgtacctaagtagtctaatcctcacaatcttcctattgataatgtatcattggaagaacatgttagataagtctatcataaagaggacaacacttttaatgtcatagttcttcacttacaaattgttgtatgaagaaataagagttgctttgaacaacccttagctaatgcaaacactagtgcttgtttctttgttaaatgaacaaagaacttgagaagaaagcacaagggcatggacactttatgtgccatgattcttcacttacaaattgttgtatgaagaaatgagagttgccttgaacaactcttgaaagtttgtaattatgtttagaacataatggttggttgacaaaaatagtccatcaacatggacttatgatgattttgaatcattgagtgttgaagtgttaaaccacttctagaaacggaaactaggcaaggacttcacctttgtgtccctatccaaatggttcattatgtttattgtaaactatatagtgaacaataaccacacactctccaaatcgtttgatgtgtataacacaattgaaataggtttcaagagagatagtgggagtttaaggaccatgactattgtagtcaaaaggagaagtcaaatgaagaaagcgaaataagctccaagggaacaaactttctttatgaaaggatggacattggaaggggtatttgcaagaaatgtcttgcaagtgtcaagaacacaccttttgaagctgttgtaaattgttcttgaaaagttcaaaatagttggttcttctacttgaatgcttgattccgtattagtaaatatgttttacaatcgttgtaaaagtgtggctaataaaaagtagaagattaatgagagaagagaaagtacttcacattccgaacgtgaatcaaatgttgatctctgcgaaagcagatggtacttacttccccatatgaactaccaaagaaattggaaaaaccaaagattgtctttacattcctattttaaggaacttaattccatcactataagggatggatgaatgttttgtttgacaaaacattgttctttattaatgaatgattagattattgtaatctaattgattgtctctatagtagagatgatatggtagtgttaactgtttagaaaataacgatacttaaaacccaaaaaggttgcaaggtagtgactaatcccaactgagttgtgatacctctaaaacataaattacgagttggtcatagatggatgctttggatcgttaaatccggatccaatgccttcttgttaaaattgtatagaggcaaaatgtttgaatctttattcttttggaaaggaagaaagaatcacaaagtgttgaggttaattcacttagatgttagtggcacttgtccacaacataatactactcatgttgtatgacattcaccgaagttcgctctcggttggactatcatttattttgaataaacacaagtccaaatactttgcaaaaggtttcaaagaattcaagaaatgtaagttgatgagtaagatgtctaaagtatttacctctttAGATTTGatcaaggaaaggtaacactttagaacagtttccttgaaagatatcaaggaaagaagcatcatatgataatggatttctccattaagagaagaacgaactcgaataagatttagttcgttggatgttatcaattgaccatatataggatatatatacttctaagacaatatgattgtcaattagaagatcttcaaAAAAagtttcatgactccataggatgtagttggaaagaaagacaagtcttaatcgtgttaagatttggggttgtgtgctaataagcaatatttgtttaaaaattatcttgtgggtatccttaaattaacatttggatatcacttctataaaccaactaataaatgttgtttgttaggtagttcattgtaatcctacactaggactTGCCGAAGATAgggcaaatgaacgagggatagaactcaaagaatgggttctttgagaaacaagatagtgatcaacaaatataacaacctagttcctataccacaagctccaaggtagtcgagaatgatttataaaccgtctcagttgaatggtttgaactttatgactatgtcgtAGAGTTGCActtcttaattcgaaagaaataagaatgaaaatccttatgactacattgagtgtatatacgatatatacacaaggaaatggtaaattaccatttgactcgaaataatgaaacctccatagctaattggtagcttaaggtgactacaattaaagagattggttgacttggaagaaaccatctttgacgtaatcttggtttcaattaattcgaagattctTAGCTACAAATAAATGGttattcaatgtttggacataatatgggtttccgaaaccattattaagatagtcttgataatatatatgtctaaaactatgaatcacaagacatgtaagttgtagagatccaaccatcatggatcttagctaGCTAGTGGGAgttataagcgtcttatgagagaaagatcaaatcaattgatttctcataaagatctaaattaatcttttgtttactaagtttacaaaagattagtaggagttaatcatattcctaaaattGAATATGTATgataaattttggaaatgaaacgaatacttcttcgttaaagttatgactttaaacattctataacgatagaatgtatatgggagatatagtctaaatacatgggatagaaatctataatgatatatttcaagatataattggattatatcaatccctaataatagacaaaagatgctgggaagtttctcatatgatgataaacttcaattagaaggacgactctagtgagactagcaagttgcccttctcaaagggaacgtaccctttgactcctaaagaaataatgtgtaaatagaaACCTTTATGCATAcatagaaaggtgatttatgtatttcatattgtatgaaaacattgatatgagttgtagctagaaaggtacaagacgatatcagtgcaagcccaggatcagaaccatggcaactgtcaagtgagtccttgagtatttaagaaatactaaaggatagattcctcaaagaatgaggaagaattagagtaacaaaatggaagcgtaaatgtattagattatgaatctaatccatcattggatgtttcttcattatgaatgaagagataatcagatatctctttattatgactaaaagagatatttggatggaaacattaaaagtaatgactttagtgtgttccattgtgaatgcaaaatatattgccatatagaagcttacaacaatgttgtttggatgggaaagttcatttatgaactctctattcggttccaaccagaaagtgtctttagtgtaccgacactacgacactaatggggtgatagctcaagccagggaatcaaggtctcatcacgatctgaactcaaatgagagactgaaccacatgattgagaatcatgtataatggtgacttcgttattctcaaggttgcttctatggataacatatagatatccattgtctaggcttACTACTCaactatttttgaaatgactacagaagaggtatcatcactgatgaccaagctgattggctttagtgcaagtgggagattgtcggaaatgtgccctaaagcaatcatatgatgatactttacggacatttcacatgttaaactaatctagtttaatatcaagggcaaagattattgttttaagccgtctcatataaatgttatatgcttaaacgataagtccaagcaatatgtaattaggagaatgtaatttaaagaagttagatttatgagaccattctctttcgtatacatatcctaaacgttcctgatcataggattgccaattgggcattgacagtccgttaagatcagtacgtgctatgtcttctcttagtgagagtgactggtctcgagtcattggtgtgactgacaccaagacaagtacgtaggtgctcaataaggaatgagttcactgaacacgatcaacgaagagttcttatactcatgttacatgagaactcatggttgggataatgcaaagtagtcttttgacctgaggtgtccacggcattcgcaggtgtccacggcatagttggggttaagccacttagccatggaggcaagtgaatgcgcaacaagggatctctaaccttcaaactgtttgagggagaatactctatgatatgattaagaatctctagccagagtatcaataagatttaggaagtcgttccaaatcacattcaaggtaatcatataagtaaatgaatcacattggatagtagacatgaataaattatcaatccaaacaatgtggtcaagagtattgtattagagaaagaccgtattgcattgtaatcctaaactgaataggttctccacctcttctgattagcttaggtaactgatagaagcatatttatgcgacttagttaacatgttttcttgcacttacttagttagttattgtttataagagtgttttaagccattttcgtatgttggtaggtcctaataacaaagttggcaagaaaagtgcattttggtgcattttggagcaattttgggctgaaatggattgcatgcacttggagacatgaggatggacgttttgggaagATTAGAATtcagcatatgtgtgtgcaagtgtgtgacctacaactaacaaacatcatagctgccatgtgatggagAAAATGTGTTGtttgtggctgaaataatgaagagcatgtgtgtgtgcaagtatGACAGCTTGTGGATGTGGAAATAATGATAACATGACAACAAAGACACATGCAAAGAGGCCTTGAGCACCATCCTTCACACTTGTGCAGCAGCAACCCTTCATCATTACTTAACATTTCTGCCACAAGTACATGGAGACAACATTATACAAGGCatgtgcaaaagagaaacatggacagccaacaaattcgtcaaaactgcctgcgCAGATTAGCTGattttggaagcatgttacgaacagctccgaatgaatgagagaatgagccttatatgcttggaaagctacggatgtctattttctggagcaatttacggattgttaatatcatttttctagaagaagttatgggcattgtaacacggaaaggttcagaaaagggctaagcagatttggctaataaaatgagaaagtaaaggcacttgttttgtgtattgctttgtcatcaacactcagcagcaaatggggttatgattgcactcatttggctttggagcaagtggaaatgcacagctagaaagagaagacacacccacatgcaaaggaaaggagaaacatgggcagaaaataggtggattggtggctgaaatgatgaagcatgtgtgtgcaaaagaaaaggagaaatatGGACAGCACACACCCATGCAatctgcacatgcaaaggaaatggagtggtcctctccctagcctataaatacatccaccaccCCCTTCCAAAAGAGTacaatcttgatccatcaaaagagcttcattcacaaacacaatttccttgtagtgacctccatccattcatctagccatactacatctcaccaattcatacactttcatctcttagccgtgcaaatccattccatccatatatccatacacatcctagacacttgtgatacaacaaggtggtgaaaacaaaggtccttggcgtttcaagcttggaactttggagcattttaggtgtacttcgttcttgctttcaatgtctactttattattttctaattttgttgcaattatgagtggctaaacccctatttagttagggggaagtttgaagccatgaacatgcttgagatttgaattgatttcctccaattgtgatttgataagttgtgattgcaattcaattatctattttattcataactaattcttgtatgtttattaaggatgcatacttagttttcatgcatgaattagatgctagaatataaatgagtttcacctaatcgttacaagtttatattcatgagtagtgaaggttgtttatcacaatcgcgttaattgaattcttggcaaatgtatcatgcattcatagttataattgcctcgtcaaacttatgattttcattgaacgtaatgatctctgattgtatctctattatgcattcatataggggacttttagagaatgatttgggttgttgcatgcattcatccaactcaatgagtaaaggaaaatctgagggttaatttgtgcatcacggttaatttggggtgttgagcatcatagttaatggaaaagcaattggaaatcgattcatatacaagtgtgtcatgtgtgaagaacggacctctaactaatccatccatcatctcatttcttaaattcgttttacaatctgtctaattttataagttgtttgtttgtttcaaattcttcaaaactaaaatcccccttttactttcttgtttcaaagtgtttaaaatctgttttgtttgtgttttagagtgttttgagtcaagtcaaaacccaaatttcgtccaaagttgtgttagagtcagaaaTTGCCTAGTTTGTatttttaggcaattttgagtgtctttaagttattttgagtcttgtgaacctaTTTTAagttctttaagtctattcaaacgtttttaactttgtttttatgtctttgagttagtttagaggttttagcaagccctcataatccccgatttagaacaatccctacttgcattattactacaatttgacaacaagagggtttaatttgagtgcttaactttcatcgcatcaaattttggcgccgttgccggggattagcaactttgctaatcccccgttgtttctttttatttatttttgtgtgtttttattttagtttgctGATtgggtttatttcttattttcaggtactagtttatgactcgtagttctcaacatATTAGTGCAAACATCTCGGAGTTCGACGGcgattttgaaagaactttgagaagaaagagaaggcatccagaacctagtgaacctagttcaagttcagaggccgaatctgaatttgaagaaaaaaaagaagaagtcaTGGTAGcggacaatcgtacaatcaaagaACTCTCGGCCTCGGGGTTAGCAAATGCCGCACCCCTTagcattcaataccccatggctgctcaaggcaaGACCaatgagttcgaattgaagtcaagcttgttgcatcacattcataaataccatgggctgtccatgaaagatccaaacaagcatcttAAAGAGTTCGAAGTGGTTTGTTCGAGCATAACTCCCATCAATGTCGATGGGAACATTTTgatgatgaaggcctttccattctctcttttggaaagggctaaagattggctttatgagttagcacccggaacggtcacgtcttgggaaagcatgaagaggGTTCCCCACTTcgagagtcattctcttgaggaaaaagattagtgggattcaacaaaatcaaggtgaATCGTTTCCCACATATTATGAACATTATAaaactcttgttgcttcatgtccacaacaccaaatgaaggaggatctgctcattcaatacttctacgaaggactcctcCCCATtaaacgtcaaatgctagatgcctcggcgggtggtgCGTTGGTTGACATGACTCCGGTGGCTGCCAAGACTTTAATTGCAAACCGAGCAcacaatgcacaacaatatgagggtgttggacaaagagaaggCCCATGGCAACATAGTGTGAATGAGGTAAATGCAATTTCTGAAATTCAATCACAACTTGCTAATCTTACCTCTCTTGTGTCTCAGGTTGTAGTTGGGTCAAAACCACAAGAAAATCAAGTTTGCACCGTGTGCTCCATCCAAAGGCATCCATCCGAGAAATGCCCTCAGTTGatcgagaatggtggatgggaatctgccaatgctaTTGGATTCCAAGGCCAAAATCAAACCAGATACGATCCATACTCGAACACATACAACCCCGGATGGAGAGATCACCCTAATATGAAGTGGAGAGAGCCCCAACAACCTGCACAACAAGAGGGATTTAGGCAAAACCCCTATGGGTTCCCACGGCCATATCAACAAAATCAACCACCCCCGGCCCAACCGAGAACAAGTTCGCCCATGGATAATGATCAACTTGTTCAATTGCTAACCAATGTGGCGCAGggcatgcaaaatcaagccaaggaggtggaagatttgaaaaaacaaatgggACAAATGGTTGAATTCATGGGGCAATTCAGTAGAGAACAAGGCAAGTTACCAAGTTCAACAAATGTGAATCCAAAAGGCGGATTCGAATCCGCCAAAGCCATCATGTTCCatagtggaaaagaagttggaagtGAGACCGACACTCCTAAATCTGCccaaaaagaggatgaaaagctgCAAAATGAGGAGGGGAGCACTAGCACACCCACCGAAAGAGTAAATCAACCGTTGCCCCAAGCCCCTATCATTCCTAAATCAGCCAAACAAGGTAAATTGAGTTCAAATTCACTTAATACTAATCTGACTCATGttccttttcctcgtaggttcaTGCAATCGAAGAAGGACGAGAGTGAGAAGGACATTTTTGAAACATTCCGGAAAGTGCAAGTAAACATTCCACTCCTTGaggcaattaaacaagtcccgaA
This window of the Malus domestica chromosome 03, GDT2T_hap1 genome carries:
- the LOC139194705 gene encoding uncharacterized protein, which translates into the protein MKEDLLIQYFYEGLLPIKRQMLDASAGGALVDMTPVAAKTLIANRAHNAQQYEGVGQREGPWQHSVNEVNAISEIQSQLANLTSLVSQVVVGSKPQENQVCTVCSIQRHPSEKCPQLIENGGWESANAIGFQGQNQTRYDPYSNTYNPGWRDHPNMKWREPQQPAQQEGFRQNPYGFPRPYQQNQPPPAQPRTSSPMDNDQLVQLLTNVAQGMQNQAKEVEDLKKQMGQMVEFMGQFSREQGKLPSSTNVNPKGGFESAKAIMFHSGKEVGSETDTPKSAQKEDEKLQNEEGSTSTPTERVNQPLPQAPIIPKSAKQGKLSSNSLNTNLTHVPFPRRFMQSKKDESEKDIFETFRKVQVNIPLLEAIKQVPKYAKFLKELCTTKRRMSNKEVVKVSENVSAVLQRKLEGKIMRFHIGISSD